The proteins below are encoded in one region of Opisthocomus hoazin isolate bOpiHoa1 chromosome 26, bOpiHoa1.hap1, whole genome shotgun sequence:
- the KRT222 gene encoding keratin-like protein KRT222 isoform X1 codes for MELSPLLGGSRAKYETLSARNQIKTITSARTQLEEASMKRMDKDGEALKAARAELCEVRRQWHHMQMEIESLHAVEKGLERSLRATEQQYHTQLQNLEAEIECLEKELLEVRRGIEKQLQEHEILLNTRMKLEEEIATYRSLLEQEESRFRCSLPDQKDDKKPTTSKIAFTLPSNGVKKHETEKAELMTKQAILDGNMMKDSAEAHGTVQTEKVDEVIKEWEGSFFKDNPRLRKKSVSLRFDLHLAATDEGCLHTKKKTLPDIEVRLVMRRSCSIPSIKP; via the exons ATGGAGCTCTCCCCGCTCCTCGGGGGGAGCAGGGCAAAGTATGAAACGCTCAGCGCCAGAAATCAGATAAAGACCATCACCTCAGCAAGGACCCAG CTAGAAGAAGCTTCAATGAAAAGAATGGACAAAGATGGAGAAGCATTAAAGGCAGCCAGAGCAGAGCTTTGTGAAGTGAGACGACAGTGGCACCATATGCAGATGGAAATTGAATCTCTCCACGCCGTG GAAAAGGGTTTGGAACGTTCATTGCGTGCCACAGAGCAGCAGTACCACACGCAACTACAAAATTTAGAAGCTGAGATTGAATGCTTAGAGAAAGAGCTACTGGAAGTGAGAAGAGGTATTGAGAAACAGCTTCAAGAGCATGAAATTCTGCTGAACACCAGgatgaaactggaggaagagatagCAACGTATCGCAGTCTGCTTGAGCAAGAAGAAAGCAG gttTCGTTGCTCTCTACCTGACCAGAAGGATGACAAAAAGCCTACCACTAGCAAGATTGCCTTTACACTGCCTTCAA ATGGTGTAAAGAAGCATGAAACTGAGAAGGCGGAACTGATGACAAAACAAGCAATCCTAGATGGAAATATGATGAAGGACAGTGCTGAAGCTCATGGCACTGTACA GACAGAAAAAGTGGATGAAGTCATTAAAGAGTGGGAAGGTTCTTTCTTTAAGGACAACCCTCGCTTaaggaaaaaatctgtttcattgCGCTTTGATCTCCATCTAGCAGCAACGGATGAAGGATGTTTACACACTAAAAAGAAAACGCTTCCTGACATTGAAGTCAGGCTGGTAATGAGGAGATCTTGCAGTATTCCTTCTATCAAACCTTAA
- the KRT222 gene encoding keratin-like protein KRT222 isoform X2, with the protein MKRMDKDGEALKAARAELCEVRRQWHHMQMEIESLHAVEKGLERSLRATEQQYHTQLQNLEAEIECLEKELLEVRRGIEKQLQEHEILLNTRMKLEEEIATYRSLLEQEESRFRCSLPDQKDDKKPTTSKIAFTLPSNGVKKHETEKAELMTKQAILDGNMMKDSAEAHGTVQTEKVDEVIKEWEGSFFKDNPRLRKKSVSLRFDLHLAATDEGCLHTKKKTLPDIEVRLVMRRSCSIPSIKP; encoded by the exons ATGAAAAGAATGGACAAAGATGGAGAAGCATTAAAGGCAGCCAGAGCAGAGCTTTGTGAAGTGAGACGACAGTGGCACCATATGCAGATGGAAATTGAATCTCTCCACGCCGTG GAAAAGGGTTTGGAACGTTCATTGCGTGCCACAGAGCAGCAGTACCACACGCAACTACAAAATTTAGAAGCTGAGATTGAATGCTTAGAGAAAGAGCTACTGGAAGTGAGAAGAGGTATTGAGAAACAGCTTCAAGAGCATGAAATTCTGCTGAACACCAGgatgaaactggaggaagagatagCAACGTATCGCAGTCTGCTTGAGCAAGAAGAAAGCAG gttTCGTTGCTCTCTACCTGACCAGAAGGATGACAAAAAGCCTACCACTAGCAAGATTGCCTTTACACTGCCTTCAA ATGGTGTAAAGAAGCATGAAACTGAGAAGGCGGAACTGATGACAAAACAAGCAATCCTAGATGGAAATATGATGAAGGACAGTGCTGAAGCTCATGGCACTGTACA GACAGAAAAAGTGGATGAAGTCATTAAAGAGTGGGAAGGTTCTTTCTTTAAGGACAACCCTCGCTTaaggaaaaaatctgtttcattgCGCTTTGATCTCCATCTAGCAGCAACGGATGAAGGATGTTTACACACTAAAAAGAAAACGCTTCCTGACATTGAAGTCAGGCTGGTAATGAGGAGATCTTGCAGTATTCCTTCTATCAAACCTTAA